The segment GCCTGCACTCGGGGCTGTCCGGCGACACGCACCGTGTCGTGAAGCCGGAGCAGTTCATGAAGGACTGGTCCGTGGACGAGCTGGCCCACATCCTCTTCGTGGAGAGCGACGTCGACCTCGCGGTGCACCACGTGCTGCCGCTGCAGACGCTCTACACGGACGGGCTGTGCTCGTACGAGAAGACGCTCGATATCAAGCGTCGCTTCCCGGACCGCTTCCTGGTGTACGCGGGCGTGGACCCGCTGCGGGGCACGGCGGCGCTGGAGGACCTGGAGAAGCAGGTGGAGGAGCTCAAGCCCACGGGCCTGAAGCTCTATCCGGCGGCGTGGCTGGGAGACTCGTTCAAGCACACGGGCTGGCGGATGGATGACCCGCGCATCGCGTTCCCCTTGTTCGAGCGGGCGCAGAAGCTGGGCATCAAGAACATCGCGGTGCACAAGGGCCTGCCGATGGGGGCGGTGCCCATCGAGGCGTACAAGGTCGACGACATCGGCGGCGCGGCGGATGCGTTCCCGGACCTGAACTTCGAAATCGTCCACGGTGGCATGGCGTTCCTGGACGAGACGGGCATGCAGTTGTCGCTGTTCCCCAACGTGTACGTGAACCTGGAGGTGACGGGGGCGCTGTTGGTGAAGCGCGAGCGCTGGTTCGCCGAGTCGCTGGCGCAGCTGCTCAAGTGGGCGGGCCCCGCGAAAATCATGTGGGGCTCCGGCACGGTGTTCAGCCACCCGCAGCCGGCGCTGGAGAAGTTCTGGAACGACTTCCAGCTGCCGGAGGAGCTCACCCAGGTGTGCGGCATGCAGGTGACGCCCGAGGTGAAGCGGATGATTCTCTGCGACAACTATGCGCGCTACGCGGGCGTGGACGTGGAGGCGGTGAAGAAGCGCATCGCGAACGACGAGTTCGCGCGCAAGAAGGCGAAGGGGGACATCCAGCCGTACAGCTACCAGGGAGGGCGGCCGTGACGCCCGTGGAGAGCGCGCTGCGCGAGCGCATCCAGGAGATTCCGGACCCGTGCAGCCTGGCCACGGGCGTGCCGCTGGGCATCGGAGAGATGGGGCTCATCGAGAGCGTGGTGCACCATGAGGGGAAGGTGACGGTGCGTCTGCACATCACCTCACCCATGTGCATGATGGCCGCGTACTTCATGCGGGAGATCGAGCAGCGGCTCACGGGCCAGGAGGGTGTCGAGTCCGTGCACGTGGAGTTCGACCACGACCTGAAGTGGACGCCGCAGGACATCCACCCGGAGGCTCGGGAGCGACTGGCGGCGAAGCGAATCACGATGCTCGGGGGACGGATGATTCCCCGCGGTGAGGCGCCGACGTCGCGCTGAAGCGGCTGTTCGTCTGGGTTGGAGCGGGCTCGTCATCCGGGTGGGTGACGGGCCCTTTGCTTTGGGATGGGTATGGCGCGATGGATGGTGGTGATGCTGTGGCTCGTGATGGGCTGTGCTTCCGAGGACCACGGGCTGCTGCGGTACCAGCGGTTCAGTGAGGACTCGACGCGGGGAGGGCGCGAGGACGTGGCGTCGGTGCATGGCGCGGTCCTGCACTCCGTCGATGAGGTGAAGGGGTCTCTGGGTGAGAGCAGGGCGGCGCTTGCGGTGCTCCAGGAGCAGCCGTCGGACTTCGGGGGTCGGGGGTTCGATGGGGTGTTCGGGAGGTACCTCGAGCAGGGGACGCGGCAGCAGACGTGGGCTCGTGGCGAGCTGGGGAGCGCGATGGTGTGGATGGGCGAGGCCTCGGAGGTAGAGGACTCGGACATGGAGCTGGCGCTGCTCCGGATGGCGGGGCCTCGGCTGCAAGCGGCGATGTTCGGGGCGCTGTTGGCGGCGACGTGGGTGGACTTCCTCCAGCTCGCGGACGCGGTGCTCCGACACTGTTCCTTCTGTGGGTCGGAGGAGTTGTTCGTGGACCTGGACCGGGTCCAGCGGCTGATGGCGCCCACGCTGAAGGAGCTTGCGTCAAAAGACTCCGCGCGCATCGAGGCGGCGGCGACGGCGATGCCTGTGTTGATGGGGACGCTGACGCGCGAGTTCGAGGGGATTCGACGGGAGACGCGCGAGGCGATGGAGGTGGGAGGGAAGGTGATGGTGGCCGTGCAGGTGCTGGAGATGGCGGCGATGGTCTCCACGCTGAAGATGTCGCTGCCCCGGCTGCCTCCGGCCGCGCCCATGACGATGGGCGTGGGGCTGGTGATGAGCTCGGGTGGGGTGATGACGGGCTCGCGAATCGTCGTCTCCGCGGAGTGGGTGGAAATGATGCGCAGGCTGGTGCAGGCGGGCGTCATCTCCGCGCCGGCGGTGAGCGCGGCGGTCCGCATCCACGGTGGCCAGGTGCTGATGGCCCAGGCGAATCAGGACCTGCCCGAGGGCGTGCGTGAGGCGCTGGGAGACAGCCCCGAGGTGCGCGGCATGCGGGTGACGGGCAGAGCCGGCGCGGGCATGGCAGAGCCGCCGAAGCACCACGTCCTACCGCAGGAACATCGCAAGTGGTTCGAGCAGCGCGGCTTCAAGGGCGACATGGACATCGACCAGTTCTGCGTCCGGCTGGAGCAGTCCCACCATGAGGCGATTCATGGTGGAGGTAACTGGAAGCTGGGACGCATGTGGCCAAGAGAATGGAACCGACTGATCATGCGTGCGTTGCAAGATGCCGAGTCAAGAGCAGGCCAACCGCTCAGTCGAAATGTGATTCTGAAAATCGTCGGAGAGAATATGAGTGCCTACGACATTCCGATGATCTTCGTTCCTGGGAAAAGCCGATGACCGACGGACGTTCGTGGCAGGGAAACTGGAAGGCCCGCCTGCGTGAACGGATTCGTGACCGAGGCTACGACTCCGTCACCGCATTTGCCGAGGCTCGCCCGACTGCATCTCTCATCGCGTTGGCCAAGGAACTGGGCCCTGACGACATCGCCGGAGTGCAGGTGTACGACGCGCTGGTTGAGGAGGCTGTGCGCAGCAGACAAGTCACGCGACTGGTGCGAGGACAGCTTGTCCGCGAATTGTCGCGGCACCTGGCCCATGGATGGCCAGCCGCACTGGACGACGAGACCCGCATGGAAGTCGCCATCGCACTGGGTCAATGGTCGGCCTACACCCCAGAAACACATGAGGAGCGCGTGAGGCGAGCTGGCGATGTGCTCCTCGCCAATCCACCACCTGCTGGTTGGCTTCCTCTTGGACCTGACGACGAGCTTCTCCTCACGCTTCTGCCCGACGAAGACGCTTGATTCGTCATGGTAAAATTCCGATGACTGACGGGCGTTCCTGGCATGGGAACTGGAAGGTCCGACTGTATGAGCGTGTTCGTGAACGCGGTTATGAATCTCTCACCGCATTTGCAGAAGCTCGTCCTACTGCTTCACTTGTGGCGTTGGCCGAGGAACTGGGCCCGGACGACATCGCCGGAGTGCAGGTGTTCAGCTGGCTCGTAGAGGAAGCGGAGCGAAGCCATCAAGTCACCCGCTTGGTTCGCGGACAGTTCGTGCGCGAATTGCACACGCATCTTCCAAGCGGTTGGCCGTTCCCGCTCGAGAACGAAAACCGATTCAAGGCCGCGCGCGTCTTGGCCAGCTGGTACTCCTTCACTCCTGAAACACACAAGGTTCGGGTTGACCGAGCAGGCGACGCGCTCTTCGCCAACCCACCACCCGCGGGTTGGCGCCCACTCGGTCCTGATGACGAGCTTCTCCGCACGCTCCTGCCCGACGAAGAAGCCTGAGCTTCCTCAGTCGCGCAACAGCCGCTGTCCCGCCAGCACGTGCTCGACCCAGGACTGTGACGAGCTCAGCGTGGGAACCAGCTTCTCCTTGAGCGCATCCCCCTCGATGGGGTCCGGCACCGACTCCGGGAGATAGATGGCGCCGCGCTGACTCGGGCGCAGCCACGCACCGACCTTTGCCTCACCGTGGACGACCAGATGCGCCGCGTCCGTCACGTCCGTGACGAGGTTGCCAGTCAGCTTGAGGTCCCCCTCGATGAACACCTGCGACTCGTCGCTCAGCATCAGGTCCTTCGCAATCAGCGAGCCCTTGATCCACAGCGGCACGTAGACACCCACGTCGCGAATCACCAGCGGACCGTCGACGATGAGCTCTCCCTCGACGACGCAAACCAACTGCTCCTCATTGCCCACGTACGTCGGACCCCTCAGCGAGAGCGTGCCCTTGTGCACCACGAAGTTGACGTCACCTCCACCAAAGAGGTCCTCGTAGTTCACCGAATCGTAGCTGACCTCGAGCAGGTCGTAGCGCTCGAGGCCCTCCTCCGTGGCCAGGGGTTCGAACCGCGCACCGGGGAGCGTCGTGTAGGGCTGGGGCTTGGGAGACATATGCAACCGAGGCTACAGCACCCGTCGCACGAGCTGGGGAAACACCTTCGACACCTTCCCCAGCAGATAGTCCCCATACGTCCCGCTGAAGGCATGGACGCTCGCGCCATCCCATCGCTGCGCACGGTCCTCATCCACCGCCATGTTCGGCAGCGGCGGCACCTCCGCGGCGAAGTCCGGGTCGAAGAACAACGGGAACGAGAGCCGGTCCCGCCCACTCACGTTCTTCACCCGGTGCGGCGTGGAGCGATACCAGCCCCCTGTGAGCCGATCGAGCATGTCCCCGATGTTGCACACCAACGTCCCAGGAACCGGCGGCGCCTCGACCCAACCCCTTCGTGACTTCACCTGCAGCCCACCGTTCGCGTCCTGCGCGAGCAGCGTCAAGAGCCCATAATCCGTGTGCTCCCCCACGCCCCAGCGCTCCTCACCGTCCACGGGCTCCGGCTCCGCCGGATAGTGGAAGATGCGGAACAGCACCGTCGGGTCCGCCGTGTACGCACGGTGGAAATAATCCCGCTCCAACCCCAGGCTCTCCGCCACGCCCTCCATCAGCGCATGCGCCGCGCGCGTCACCCGGTCGATGTACTCGAGCACCACGCCGCGCAGCTCCGGCAGGTCCTCGGGCCACAGGTTCGCACCGTGCAGCGGCCAGCCCGCCTTCACGCGCGGATGCTCGGGCCCCAGCTCCGTCCCCAGGTAGAGCCCCTCCTTGCGGTCGGGCTTGCCCGACGTGAGCTCACCTCCCAGCGGAAACCACCCTCGCCACGCGGGACCACCCCGCGCCATGTCCATCTCCTCCTTCGCCTCACGCGGCAGCGCGAAGAAGCGGTGACTCAGCTCCTCCATGCGCGCGAGGAGCGCGTCGGGCACCCCATGCCCCGAGACGTAGAAGAAGCCCGTGTCGCGACACGCCTGCTCGATGTCACGCGCCACCAGCTTCCGAGCCTCGGAGCGGGACGCGTCGAACAGCGGGGACATGTCGATGACAGGCAGACTTCCAGACGAGGAGGGGGCTCCGGCCATCCCTTGAGCCTACACCGGCCCGCACGCGGACCGTGCGTGGTCGATGACACCTGGCGCAGCGTGACTCCAGAGCCCCCAATGGCCCACCCGGGCCGTGCAGCGCGGGTGTGTAGGAGCCTCCGCGGGGCAGCGACTCACGTCGCCGAGACTTCCCTCCGGAGCACACACGAAACCACGCACTCGCTCCCCGCAACGCGAGGAGACATTCGCTGCAAAGCCCCGCTCCACGGCGGACGCGCTCGCCGCGTCGTGCGGCCCCGTGCGCCCTTGGCGAGCAACCTGAGTGGGGGCGTGCGCCGCACATCCCGAGCAGGCGAGCATGACGTCACGCACGTGGCGCTGGACCCGACCTGTCCCCGGGTGGAGAGTGCGCCGCGTCTGCCATGTCCACGTCAGCACCTCCTGAATCGCCGCACGCCACGCTCAGCCCCGGACTCGTGTGGCTCATGGCCGCCGCCTCCGGCGCGACCGCCGCCAACCTCTATTACAACCAGCCCCTGCTCGGAGACATCGGCCGGGACCTCGGCGCCTCGGGCGGGATGCTCGGCCTCGTGCCCACGCTCACCCAGGTCGGCTACGCGGCGGGCATGCTGCTCATCGTCCCGCTCGGCGACAGCCTGGAGCGACGACGCGTCATCGTCACCATGTCCGCGCTCGTGAGCCTGGCCCTCGTCGGCGCCGCGCTCGCCCCCACCCTGCCCTGGCTCGTCATCGCCAGCTTCCTCGTGGGCGCCACCACCGTCGTCCCCCAGCTCCTCGTCCCCTTCGCCGCGCACCTCGCCCCCGCCGCGCAGCGCGGCCGCGTCGTGGGCACCGTGATGAGCGGCCTGCTCATCGGCATCCTCCTGTCCCGCACCGCCGCCGGCTTCGTGGGCACCCACCTGGGCTGGCGCGCCATGTTCTGGCTCGCCGCGGGCTTCATGCTCCTGCTCGCCGTCGTGCTGCGCTTCACCCTGCCCTCGCAGCCGCCCGTGGCCGCCATGCCGTACCCGGAGTTGATGCGCTCGCTCGTCCACCTGGCGCGCACCGAGCCCGTGCTGCGCATCCACGCGGTGCTCGGCGCGCTCACCTTCGGCGCCTTCAGCGTCTTCTGGTCCACGCTCGCCCTGTATCTGGAGAGTCTCCCGCAGCACTACGGCCCCCAGGTCGCCGGACTCTTCGGCGTCGTCGGCGTGGTGGGCGCGCTGATTGCCCCCATCGTCGGCCGCTACGCGGACTCGCACGGAGGACGGCGCATCAACATGTTCGCCATTGGCGTGCTGCTGCTGTCCTTCGTCGTGATGTGGCCGCTGGGGCGCTGGCTGTGGGGCATCGCCCTGGGCGTGGTGCTGCTCGACCTGGGCGCCCAGGGCAACCACATCTCCAACCAGACCCGCGTCTACGCCCTGCGCCCCGAGGCTCGCAGCCGCCTCAACACGCTCTACATGGTGACCTACTTCGCCGGCGGCGCCGCCGGCTCCTGGCTCGGCACCACCGCGTGGACCCACGCCGGCTGGACGGGCGTGTGCGCGGCGGGCGCGGCACTCTGTGTCATCGGCCTCGCCATCCTCGCGCTGAGCCACCGGCGCGAGGCCTGAGCCCCACGGAGCGCGCGACTACTTGCTCGCCACCGTCAGCACCACCTTGCCCCGACCGTGCCCCGAGTCGAGCCGGCGGTGCGCGTCCCCCACCTTCTCCAACGGCAGCACCTGGTCCACCACCGGGCGCAGTTGCTTGCGCTCGATGAGCGCCGTCATCTCCTCCAGCCGACGCCGCTCGCGCATCAGGAACACCCCGTGCAACGTCTGGTTGCGCGGGTACATCCCCGACACATCCCCCTTCACATCCAGGATGGTCGCCAGCCGTCCGAAGGCCCGCGTCGCGGGGATGCTCGGGACGATGTTGCTGCCCACCGTGTCGAACACCGCGTCCACGCCCTTGCCGCCCGTCTCCCGCAGCGCCACCTGCGCCACGTCCTCCTTGCGGTAGTCGATGGCCAGGTCCGCGCCGAGCTCCCGCAAGAGCTCCAGGTTCCCCGGGCCCGACGTCGCCAGCACCCGCGCGCCCGCCGCCTTCGCAATCTGCACCGCGAACGTCCCCACGCCCCCCGCGCCGCCGTGGATGAGCACCGTCTCGCCCACCTGCACCTGGAGCCTGCGCACCAGCGCGTCCCACGCGGTGCCTCCCGCCAGCGGAATCGCCGCGGCCTCCTCGTGCGAGAGGCTCGAGGGCTTGCGCGCCACGATGCTCGCGCTCACCAGGTTCAGCTCCGCGTAGGAGCCATGCGGGTTGCCGAAGATCTCCGGCGTGTAGAAGACCTCGTCCCCCGACTTGAAGTCGGTGACGCCCGGGCCCACCTGCTCGACGACGCCCGACACGTCGTAGCCCAGGACCACGGGCGGCTTCAGCCCCGCCCAGGAGCCGTCGTGCCGCAGCTTCGCGTCCACGGG is part of the Myxococcus fulvus genome and harbors:
- a CDS encoding amidohydrolase family protein, which encodes MIGGGFVIDAVTHAYNLHPSNWRAGKYAESLAQLIFGLHSGLSGDTHRVVKPEQFMKDWSVDELAHILFVESDVDLAVHHVLPLQTLYTDGLCSYEKTLDIKRRFPDRFLVYAGVDPLRGTAALEDLEKQVEELKPTGLKLYPAAWLGDSFKHTGWRMDDPRIAFPLFERAQKLGIKNIAVHKGLPMGAVPIEAYKVDDIGGAADAFPDLNFEIVHGGMAFLDETGMQLSLFPNVYVNLEVTGALLVKRERWFAESLAQLLKWAGPAKIMWGSGTVFSHPQPALEKFWNDFQLPEELTQVCGMQVTPEVKRMILCDNYARYAGVDVEAVKKRIANDEFARKKAKGDIQPYSYQGGRP
- a CDS encoding metal-sulfur cluster assembly factor, yielding MTPVESALRERIQEIPDPCSLATGVPLGIGEMGLIESVVHHEGKVTVRLHITSPMCMMAAYFMREIEQRLTGQEGVESVHVEFDHDLKWTPQDIHPEARERLAAKRITMLGGRMIPRGEAPTSR
- a CDS encoding DUF2380 domain-containing protein; the encoded protein is MARWMVVMLWLVMGCASEDHGLLRYQRFSEDSTRGGREDVASVHGAVLHSVDEVKGSLGESRAALAVLQEQPSDFGGRGFDGVFGRYLEQGTRQQTWARGELGSAMVWMGEASEVEDSDMELALLRMAGPRLQAAMFGALLAATWVDFLQLADAVLRHCSFCGSEELFVDLDRVQRLMAPTLKELASKDSARIEAAATAMPVLMGTLTREFEGIRRETREAMEVGGKVMVAVQVLEMAAMVSTLKMSLPRLPPAAPMTMGVGLVMSSGGVMTGSRIVVSAEWVEMMRRLVQAGVISAPAVSAAVRIHGGQVLMAQANQDLPEGVREALGDSPEVRGMRVTGRAGAGMAEPPKHHVLPQEHRKWFEQRGFKGDMDIDQFCVRLEQSHHEAIHGGGNWKLGRMWPREWNRLIMRALQDAESRAGQPLSRNVILKIVGENMSAYDIPMIFVPGKSR
- a CDS encoding NUDIX hydrolase encodes the protein MTDGRSWQGNWKARLRERIRDRGYDSVTAFAEARPTASLIALAKELGPDDIAGVQVYDALVEEAVRSRQVTRLVRGQLVRELSRHLAHGWPAALDDETRMEVAIALGQWSAYTPETHEERVRRAGDVLLANPPPAGWLPLGPDDELLLTLLPDEDA
- a CDS encoding NUDIX hydrolase produces the protein MTDGRSWHGNWKVRLYERVRERGYESLTAFAEARPTASLVALAEELGPDDIAGVQVFSWLVEEAERSHQVTRLVRGQFVRELHTHLPSGWPFPLENENRFKAARVLASWYSFTPETHKVRVDRAGDALFANPPPAGWRPLGPDDELLRTLLPDEEA
- a CDS encoding isopenicillin N synthase family dioxygenase, with protein sequence MAGAPSSSGSLPVIDMSPLFDASRSEARKLVARDIEQACRDTGFFYVSGHGVPDALLARMEELSHRFFALPREAKEEMDMARGGPAWRGWFPLGGELTSGKPDRKEGLYLGTELGPEHPRVKAGWPLHGANLWPEDLPELRGVVLEYIDRVTRAAHALMEGVAESLGLERDYFHRAYTADPTVLFRIFHYPAEPEPVDGEERWGVGEHTDYGLLTLLAQDANGGLQVKSRRGWVEAPPVPGTLVCNIGDMLDRLTGGWYRSTPHRVKNVSGRDRLSFPLFFDPDFAAEVPPLPNMAVDEDRAQRWDGASVHAFSGTYGDYLLGKVSKVFPQLVRRVL
- a CDS encoding MFS transporter, encoding MSTSAPPESPHATLSPGLVWLMAAASGATAANLYYNQPLLGDIGRDLGASGGMLGLVPTLTQVGYAAGMLLIVPLGDSLERRRVIVTMSALVSLALVGAALAPTLPWLVIASFLVGATTVVPQLLVPFAAHLAPAAQRGRVVGTVMSGLLIGILLSRTAAGFVGTHLGWRAMFWLAAGFMLLLAVVLRFTLPSQPPVAAMPYPELMRSLVHLARTEPVLRIHAVLGALTFGAFSVFWSTLALYLESLPQHYGPQVAGLFGVVGVVGALIAPIVGRYADSHGGRRINMFAIGVLLLSFVVMWPLGRWLWGIALGVVLLDLGAQGNHISNQTRVYALRPEARSRLNTLYMVTYFAGGAAGSWLGTTAWTHAGWTGVCAAGAALCVIGLAILALSHRREA
- a CDS encoding zinc-dependent alcohol dehydrogenase family protein; translation: MVLPRFGGPELFEVRDVPAPTPGPGQLVVRVRVSGTNPVDAKLRHDGSWAGLKPPVVLGYDVSGVVEQVGPGVTDFKSGDEVFYTPEIFGNPHGSYAELNLVSASIVARKPSSLSHEEAAAIPLAGGTAWDALVRRLQVQVGETVLIHGGAGGVGTFAVQIAKAAGARVLATSGPGNLELLRELGADLAIDYRKEDVAQVALRETGGKGVDAVFDTVGSNIVPSIPATRAFGRLATILDVKGDVSGMYPRNQTLHGVFLMRERRRLEEMTALIERKQLRPVVDQVLPLEKVGDAHRRLDSGHGRGKVVLTVASK